From Bacillota bacterium, one genomic window encodes:
- a CDS encoding 16S rRNA processing protein RimM: MDELVSIGRVTAPHGVRGEVRVLPLTDFPERFRVVQRLFVRRPRAQAPEERRVEQVRFHKQFVIVKLEGIDTRNDAETLRRALLQVAPDEVYPLPEGYYYVFQIVGLRVFDQDGRELGVVDDVWFTGANDVYVVKASDGREILLPAVREFILRIDLESGRMDVRLLPGLE; this comes from the coding sequence ATGGACGAGCTGGTTTCCATCGGGCGGGTGACGGCGCCCCACGGCGTGCGGGGCGAGGTGCGGGTCCTGCCGCTGACCGACTTTCCCGAGCGCTTTCGGGTCGTGCAGCGGCTGTTCGTCAGGCGGCCGCGGGCACAAGCCCCGGAGGAGCGGCGGGTCGAGCAGGTTCGGTTCCATAAGCAGTTCGTCATCGTCAAGCTGGAAGGCATCGACACCCGCAACGACGCGGAGACGCTGCGGCGCGCCTTGCTGCAGGTGGCGCCAGACGAAGTGTATCCGTTGCCCGAAGGGTACTACTACGTGTTCCAGATCGTCGGCTTGCGCGTCTTTGATCAAGACGGGCGCGAGCTCGGTGTCGTCGACGACGTGTGGTTTACGGGCGCCAACGACGTGTACGTCGTCAAGGCTTCGGACGGCCGCGAGATCTTGCTGCCCGCCGTGCGTGAGTTCATCCTGCGCATCGACTTAGAGAGCGGGCGCATGGACGTGCGGCTGCTGCCGGGGTTGGAGTGA
- a CDS encoding stage V sporulation protein S: MEVLKVSATSKPKAVAGALAAVVREKGVVEIQAVGAGAVNQGVKAIAIARGFVAPNGIDLVCVPAFSEIEIDGEERTAIRFIVGPR, from the coding sequence GTGGAAGTGCTCAAGGTTTCCGCTACGTCCAAGCCGAAGGCGGTCGCCGGCGCGCTGGCGGCGGTGGTACGGGAAAAGGGTGTGGTGGAGATTCAGGCGGTGGGAGCCGGCGCGGTGAACCAGGGCGTGAAAGCCATCGCCATCGCGCGCGGGTTCGTCGCTCCCAACGGCATCGACCTGGTGTGCGTCCCGGCGTTCAGCGAGATCGAGATCGACGGCGAGGAGCGGACGGCCATCCGGTTCATCGTCGGGCCTCGCTGA
- the rpsP gene encoding 30S ribosomal protein S16 produces the protein MAVRIRLTRMGAKKQPFYRLVVADARTPRDGRYIDQLGYYNPLTEPAEIVIDEQKALDWLRKGAQPSDTARDLLRKAGIWQKFKPSE, from the coding sequence GTGGCGGTTCGCATTCGCCTGACCCGGATGGGGGCCAAGAAGCAGCCGTTTTACCGCTTGGTCGTCGCCGACGCGCGCACGCCGCGCGACGGGCGCTATATTGACCAGCTCGGCTACTACAACCCTCTGACCGAGCCGGCGGAGATCGTGATTGACGAGCAAAAGGCGCTCGATTGGCTGCGCAAGGGCGCTCAGCCGTCCGACACCGCGCGGGATCTGCTGCGGAAGGCCGGCATCTGGCAGAAGTTCAAGCCGTCGGAGTAA
- the smc gene encoding chromosome segregation protein SMC has translation MVSREVPPFVRLLALRLLGFKSFPDATELRFGPGVTAIVGPNGSGKSNIVDAVRWVLGEQNTRALRSARVPDLIFNGTAHRKPLGMGQVTLVIDNSDETLPLEYSEVHIMRRVHRSGESEFFINGTPCRLRDVQHLFLGTGLGRGGMAVIGQGEIDAVLSADPAERRLLIEETAGTSRYTAQKRLAEQRLERAAQDLARVKDLAAELTARAAVLEEQAKAAARWREINAALQAHRAARTAKEWLAARARLEEAQRDLAAAREGLAAAEGDAQAAATAAARAAEEEQRLRERLDEARAALHAAQSELEGARHRLELATAQWNGAKKRLETLEDELARYEAERAEAEARAAAAREELAREQESVEQLAHKAAAAEERLAAHDAANADAYAKLEALREELLAARQRAALCAGELQRLAEEAARREQERERWRLAAADAERRLAEAEVALAAAREELRRAEEAVRGRREEAERLAQALQAARAALDGRRRALEAARAALQEAQAHRRALERLEEEHVGYRPAVRAVLGAAAELGGIRGPVAQLLDVPAEYGNAIQAALGPAAQYIVVDDERAVQRAIEFLRKQRAGRATFMALDAVRPRPRPEEARALLQTAGVLGVAADLVQFDPSVRPVVEYLLGRILVVASLPEAQALARRLPASLRLVTLTGELLVPGGPVTGGAEPGHEGDGLLARRRELKEWQAKERRAAEELARCQEALHAAAQQVEALEQTAAASQDDVQQEALLLAERRQRAAQAEADAAGAAAALREARERLAELERQAAGDTERAQRLRAEAAELEERVQALQAQVEQLAAASREVEATRRRLAEELAEVRARLAARQESWRGAQRELARWEEALRQAQAGAERLRRQRAEADHELAELSAALEALRADLPAKEEAAQAAQARLEQASLALEEAQRRSRQARAAVAQAEQQLAAWRERVWALETAAARHAAALESAAQRLAELDLSPEQAEAAARQEGASARVLRELEEELLQLGAVNLGAEQELAELRQRLDFLKAQQEDLERAAADLEQAIRRLDKLSQERFEEAFRRVARHFDETFRRLFGGGKAQLSLLEDGGVDVHVQLPGKRPQHLLALSGGERALTAIALLFALLKVQPSPFYVLDEIDSALDEANLARFQTLLREAAQEAQFIVVTHRATTMETADALYGVTSAEPGVSTVVSLSLQEALSTVS, from the coding sequence GTGGTTTCCAGGGAGGTGCCACCCTTCGTGCGCTTACTCGCGCTCCGACTGCTGGGCTTCAAGTCGTTTCCCGACGCGACGGAGCTGCGCTTCGGCCCCGGCGTAACCGCCATCGTGGGGCCGAACGGCAGCGGCAAGAGCAACATCGTCGACGCCGTCCGTTGGGTGCTGGGCGAGCAAAATACGCGGGCGCTGCGCAGCGCGCGCGTGCCCGATCTCATCTTCAACGGCACCGCCCACCGCAAGCCTCTCGGGATGGGCCAAGTGACGCTGGTCATCGACAACAGCGACGAAACGCTCCCCCTGGAGTATTCGGAAGTCCATATCATGCGCCGCGTGCATCGCTCGGGCGAGAGCGAGTTTTTCATCAACGGCACGCCGTGCCGCTTGCGCGACGTTCAGCACTTGTTTCTCGGCACCGGGCTCGGGCGCGGCGGCATGGCCGTCATCGGCCAAGGCGAGATTGACGCCGTGCTGAGCGCCGACCCGGCGGAGCGTCGCTTGCTCATCGAGGAAACGGCCGGCACGAGCCGCTACACCGCGCAGAAGCGGCTGGCGGAGCAGCGGCTGGAGCGCGCGGCGCAAGACTTGGCGCGCGTGAAGGACTTGGCGGCGGAGCTGACCGCACGGGCGGCGGTGCTGGAGGAACAGGCCAAGGCGGCGGCCCGCTGGCGGGAAATCAACGCGGCCCTGCAGGCGCACCGCGCGGCGCGCACGGCGAAGGAGTGGCTGGCGGCGCGGGCGCGGCTGGAGGAGGCGCAGCGGGATCTGGCCGCGGCGCGCGAGGGGCTGGCGGCGGCGGAAGGCGACGCGCAGGCGGCTGCAACAGCCGCGGCGCGGGCGGCGGAGGAAGAGCAGCGGCTGCGGGAACGGCTGGATGAGGCCCGGGCCGCATTGCACGCGGCGCAGTCGGAGCTGGAGGGGGCGCGGCACCGGCTCGAGCTGGCGACGGCGCAGTGGAACGGCGCCAAGAAGCGCCTGGAGACGCTGGAGGACGAGCTCGCCCGCTACGAAGCGGAGCGCGCGGAAGCGGAAGCGCGGGCGGCGGCGGCGCGGGAGGAGCTGGCCCGGGAGCAGGAAAGCGTGGAACAGCTGGCGCATAAGGCGGCGGCCGCGGAGGAGCGGCTGGCGGCGCACGACGCGGCTAACGCGGACGCGTACGCGAAGCTGGAAGCGCTGCGGGAGGAATTGCTGGCGGCCCGGCAGCGGGCGGCCTTGTGCGCAGGCGAGCTGCAGCGCTTGGCGGAGGAGGCCGCGCGGCGGGAGCAGGAGCGAGAGCGCTGGCGCCTGGCCGCGGCGGACGCCGAGCGCCGGCTGGCCGAGGCGGAAGTGGCGCTGGCGGCGGCTCGAGAGGAGTTGCGGCGGGCCGAGGAGGCGGTACGCGGGCGGCGCGAGGAGGCCGAGCGACTGGCGCAGGCGCTGCAGGCGGCGCGGGCCGCGCTGGATGGGCGGCGGCGAGCGCTGGAGGCGGCGCGGGCGGCGCTGCAGGAGGCGCAGGCCCACCGGCGGGCGCTGGAGCGGCTGGAGGAAGAACATGTGGGATACCGCCCGGCGGTGCGGGCGGTGCTGGGAGCGGCCGCTGAGCTCGGGGGCATCCGCGGGCCGGTCGCGCAATTGCTGGACGTGCCGGCGGAATACGGAAACGCGATCCAAGCTGCGTTGGGCCCCGCGGCCCAGTACATCGTCGTCGACGACGAGCGGGCCGTGCAGCGGGCTATCGAGTTTTTGCGGAAACAGCGCGCCGGGCGGGCCACCTTCATGGCGCTGGACGCTGTCCGACCTCGCCCGCGGCCTGAAGAAGCCCGCGCGCTGCTACAGACTGCTGGGGTACTGGGCGTCGCCGCGGACCTGGTGCAGTTCGATCCTTCGGTGCGCCCGGTGGTGGAATATTTGCTGGGCCGCATCCTGGTGGTGGCCTCGCTGCCCGAGGCGCAGGCTCTCGCCCGGCGGCTGCCTGCCAGCCTGCGGTTGGTGACCCTGACGGGAGAGCTCCTGGTGCCGGGCGGTCCCGTGACGGGCGGCGCCGAACCCGGCCACGAGGGCGACGGGCTGCTGGCGCGCCGTCGCGAGCTCAAGGAGTGGCAAGCCAAGGAGCGGCGGGCCGCGGAGGAGCTGGCGCGCTGCCAGGAGGCGTTGCACGCGGCGGCTCAGCAGGTGGAGGCGCTGGAGCAGACGGCGGCGGCGAGCCAGGACGACGTGCAGCAAGAGGCGTTGCTGCTGGCGGAGCGCCGCCAGCGAGCGGCGCAGGCGGAAGCCGACGCGGCCGGGGCGGCCGCCGCGCTGCGGGAGGCGCGCGAGCGGCTGGCGGAGCTGGAGCGGCAGGCCGCCGGGGACACCGAACGGGCGCAGCGGCTCCGGGCGGAGGCGGCGGAGCTGGAGGAGCGCGTGCAGGCGCTGCAGGCGCAGGTGGAGCAGCTGGCGGCCGCGAGCCGCGAGGTGGAAGCGACGCGCCGCCGCCTGGCCGAGGAGCTGGCAGAGGTGCGGGCGCGGCTGGCGGCGCGGCAGGAGAGCTGGCGGGGCGCCCAGCGCGAGCTGGCCCGCTGGGAGGAGGCGCTGCGGCAGGCGCAGGCCGGCGCGGAGCGGCTGCGGCGGCAGCGCGCGGAGGCGGACCATGAACTGGCGGAGCTGAGCGCCGCGCTGGAAGCCCTGCGGGCGGACCTTCCTGCCAAGGAGGAGGCCGCACAAGCAGCGCAGGCGCGGCTGGAGCAGGCCAGCCTGGCCCTGGAGGAGGCGCAGCGCCGCAGCCGGCAAGCGCGCGCGGCCGTCGCGCAGGCGGAGCAACAGCTGGCGGCCTGGCGCGAGCGGGTGTGGGCTCTGGAGACGGCCGCGGCGCGCCACGCCGCGGCGCTGGAGAGCGCGGCGCAGCGCCTCGCGGAGCTGGACCTGTCGCCGGAGCAGGCGGAGGCGGCGGCTCGCCAGGAGGGGGCGTCGGCCCGGGTGCTGCGGGAGCTGGAGGAGGAGCTGCTGCAGCTAGGGGCCGTAAACTTGGGGGCGGAGCAGGAGCTCGCGGAGCTGCGGCAGCGCCTCGACTTTCTCAAGGCGCAGCAGGAAGACCTGGAGCGAGCCGCGGCCGACTTGGAGCAAGCCATCCGCCGCCTGGACAAGTTGTCGCAGGAGCGCTTCGAGGAGGCATTCCGGCGGGTGGCTCGACACTTCGACGAAACGTTCCGGCGCCTGTTCGGCGGCGGCAAGGCGCAGCTGTCGCTGCTGGAGGACGGCGGCGTCGACGTGCACGTCCAGCTGCCCGGCAAGCGGCCGCAGCACCTGTTGGCCCTGTCGGGGGGCGAGCGCGCGCTGACGGCCATTGCTCTCTTGTTTGCGCTCCTGAAAGTGCAGCCCAGCCCTTTCTACGTGCTGGACGAGATCGACTCCGCACTGGACGAGGCCAACTTGGCGCGCTTTCAGACGCTGCTGCGGGAGGCGGCCCAGGAAGCGCAGTTTATCGTTGTCACGCACCGGGCCACGACGATGGAGACGGCCGACGCGCTCTACGGCGTCACGTCCGCCGAGCCGGGCGTTTCCACCGTGGTGTCCCTCAGCTTGCAGGAAGCGTTGTCGACGGTCAGCTGA
- a CDS encoding 50S ribosomal protein L19, whose product MDIIRSIEQEQMRTDLPDFKPGDTVRVHVKVIEGDRERVQVFEGIVMRRSGGGLSETFTVRKISAGVGVERLFPLHSPLIEKIEVVRRGRVRRAKLYYLRDRVGRAARIEERRA is encoded by the coding sequence GTGGACATCATTCGCTCCATCGAGCAAGAGCAAATGCGCACCGACTTGCCGGATTTCAAGCCCGGCGACACGGTTCGCGTGCACGTTAAGGTCATCGAGGGCGATCGCGAGCGCGTCCAGGTCTTCGAAGGCATCGTGATGCGGCGCAGCGGCGGCGGCCTGAGCGAGACGTTCACCGTGCGCAAGATTTCCGCCGGCGTCGGCGTCGAGCGCCTGTTCCCGCTGCATTCGCCGCTGATCGAAAAGATCGAAGTGGTCCGGCGGGGTCGGGTGCGCCGCGCGAAGCTGTACTATCTGCGGGACCGCGTCGGTCGCGCTGCTCGGATTGAAGAGCGCCGCGCCTGA
- the ylqF gene encoding ribosome biogenesis GTPase YlqF: MAKARRELQTRLKLVDVVLEVIDARIPDTSRHPRLVVSGRPLPRVLLLSKADLADAAATREWLEYFRAQGWPALAGDLRSGAWVARARRLLQETASPKRPGVVRVLVAGLPNVGKSTAINSLAGRSKARTGATAGVTRSLQWLSGGPGLQLLDSPGVLWPERTTGLAAVYLAATGTVPETAYDPLEAAKELLALLIERFPERVAARYGPELLADTDPLAYVGRRRGCLLPGGGVDLERAAAVVLGDFREGRLGRLTLEQPPSGEAAGEDRAGGEVPAREAGESPGAGEG; this comes from the coding sequence ATGGCCAAGGCCCGGCGCGAGCTGCAAACCCGCCTCAAACTGGTCGACGTCGTCTTGGAGGTTATCGACGCCCGCATACCGGATACGTCGCGTCACCCGCGGCTGGTCGTCTCGGGGCGGCCGCTGCCGCGGGTGTTGCTGCTTTCCAAAGCGGATCTGGCCGACGCAGCGGCAACCCGGGAGTGGCTGGAGTATTTCCGCGCCCAGGGCTGGCCGGCGCTCGCGGGCGACTTGCGCTCAGGCGCCTGGGTGGCTCGTGCCCGGCGGCTGCTGCAGGAGACGGCCTCGCCCAAGCGCCCGGGAGTAGTGCGGGTGCTGGTCGCGGGGCTGCCCAACGTGGGCAAGTCTACCGCCATCAACAGCCTGGCCGGGCGCAGCAAGGCGCGCACCGGCGCGACGGCCGGAGTCACGCGGTCGTTGCAGTGGCTTTCCGGCGGGCCGGGCCTGCAGCTGCTGGACAGCCCGGGCGTCTTGTGGCCGGAGCGAACGACCGGGTTGGCCGCCGTGTACCTTGCAGCCACGGGCACGGTGCCGGAGACCGCCTATGACCCGCTGGAGGCGGCCAAGGAGCTGCTGGCCCTGCTCATCGAGCGGTTTCCCGAACGGGTCGCCGCGCGGTATGGGCCGGAGCTGCTGGCGGACACCGACCCGTTGGCGTACGTCGGCCGGCGGCGCGGGTGCTTGCTGCCGGGCGGCGGGGTGGACCTGGAACGGGCGGCGGCGGTGGTGCTGGGCGATTTCCGGGAAGGGCGGCTGGGCCGCTTGACGCTGGAGCAGCCGCCGTCCGGCGAGGCGGCAGGCGAGGACCGGGCGGGCGGAGAGGTGCCGGCCCGCGAGGCCGGCGAGTCGCCGGGCGCGGGCGAAGGGTGA
- a CDS encoding signal recognition particle protein, protein MFSNLAEKLQSALDKLRGRGKLTEKDVDEALREVRLALLEADVNFRVVKDFIARVRERAVGEEVMKSLTPGQQVIKIVYEELTALLGGSQAKLQFSGRTPHVVMLVGLQGAGKTTTVAKLAALLRRQGHRPLMVAADVYRPAAIKQLQVLGQQLNVPVFALTEKDDPVEIAKGGVAHARAYGNDVVLIDTAGRLHVDAEMMDELARIAREVEPKETLLVLDAMTGQEAVNVAVKFNERLNLTGFIMTKMDGDARGGAALSVKAVVGKPIKFVGVGEKLDALEPFHPDRAASRILGMGDVLTLIEKAQAAIDEQTAQKMAEKLRTADFTLEDFLEQMQQLRKMGPLDQLLGMLPGFGPQLKGLRVDEKQLVVMQAIIQSMTPEERANPSIIKGSRKRRIAAGSGTSVQDVNRLLKQFEQTKALFKQLGGQGGRRRGMWARLFQN, encoded by the coding sequence TTGTTCAGCAACTTGGCGGAAAAGCTGCAGTCGGCCCTCGACAAGCTGCGCGGGCGGGGCAAGCTGACCGAGAAAGACGTGGACGAAGCGCTGCGGGAAGTCCGCCTCGCGCTGCTGGAGGCCGACGTCAACTTCCGCGTCGTCAAGGACTTCATCGCCCGGGTCCGGGAGCGGGCCGTGGGCGAGGAGGTCATGAAGAGCCTGACGCCCGGCCAGCAGGTCATCAAGATCGTCTACGAAGAGCTGACCGCGCTGCTGGGCGGAAGCCAAGCCAAGTTGCAGTTTTCCGGCCGGACGCCCCACGTGGTCATGCTGGTGGGGCTGCAAGGCGCGGGCAAGACGACGACGGTGGCCAAGCTGGCCGCGCTGCTGCGGCGGCAAGGGCACCGGCCGCTGATGGTGGCGGCCGACGTGTACCGGCCGGCGGCCATTAAGCAGCTGCAAGTGCTGGGCCAGCAGTTGAACGTCCCGGTCTTCGCGCTGACGGAAAAGGACGACCCGGTTGAGATCGCCAAGGGCGGCGTCGCCCACGCGCGGGCGTACGGCAACGACGTGGTGCTCATCGATACGGCGGGCCGGCTCCACGTGGACGCGGAGATGATGGACGAGCTGGCCCGCATCGCCCGCGAGGTGGAGCCGAAAGAGACGCTGCTGGTGCTCGACGCGATGACCGGCCAGGAAGCGGTCAACGTCGCCGTTAAGTTCAACGAGCGGCTGAATCTGACCGGGTTCATCATGACGAAGATGGACGGCGACGCCCGCGGCGGCGCCGCACTGTCGGTCAAAGCCGTGGTGGGCAAGCCCATCAAGTTCGTCGGCGTCGGCGAGAAGCTGGATGCGCTGGAGCCTTTCCACCCGGACCGCGCGGCGTCGCGTATTCTGGGCATGGGCGACGTGCTGACGCTCATCGAAAAGGCGCAAGCGGCCATCGACGAGCAGACGGCGCAGAAGATGGCCGAGAAGCTGCGCACGGCCGACTTCACGCTGGAAGACTTCCTGGAGCAGATGCAGCAGCTCCGGAAAATGGGGCCGCTGGACCAGCTGCTCGGCATGCTGCCGGGCTTCGGCCCGCAGCTGAAGGGCCTGCGGGTCGACGAGAAGCAACTGGTCGTCATGCAGGCCATCATCCAGTCCATGACGCCGGAGGAGCGGGCCAACCCGTCCATCATCAAGGGCAGCCGCAAGCGGCGCATCGCCGCCGGCAGCGGCACCTCGGTGCAGGACGTCAACCGCCTGCTGAAACAGTTCGAGCAGACGAAAGCCTTGTTCAAGCAGCTGGGCGGCCAGGGCGGCCGGCGCCGGGGCATGTGGGCCCGCTTGTTCCAAAACTGA
- the lepB gene encoding signal peptidase I, protein MKSEIREYIEALLLAVILAGLIIAFVAQSFLVHGSSMEPTLSDGERLLVDKITYRLRPPERGEIIVFHYPADPKRKFIKRVIGLPGDVIQIRGHQLYLNGVPVEEPYINGPILESFGPVRVPEGHVFVLGDNRNNSDDSRYPDVGPVPMEMIVGVARLVYWPPSRIGLIRVPAVFAALER, encoded by the coding sequence TTGAAGTCGGAGATCCGCGAGTACATCGAGGCGCTGCTGCTCGCCGTCATCTTGGCGGGACTGATTATCGCCTTCGTCGCGCAGTCGTTCCTCGTGCACGGCAGCTCCATGGAACCGACGCTGTCGGACGGCGAGCGGCTGCTGGTGGATAAGATTACGTATCGCCTGCGGCCGCCGGAGCGGGGCGAAATCATCGTCTTCCACTACCCCGCGGATCCGAAGCGCAAGTTCATCAAGCGCGTCATCGGGCTGCCCGGCGACGTGATTCAGATTCGCGGCCATCAGCTGTATCTGAACGGCGTGCCCGTCGAGGAACCGTACATCAACGGTCCGATTCTGGAGTCGTTCGGCCCCGTGCGCGTGCCCGAGGGGCACGTGTTCGTCCTCGGCGACAACCGCAACAACTCGGACGACAGCCGGTATCCGGACGTCGGCCCGGTGCCGATGGAGATGATCGTAGGCGTAGCCCGCCTGGTGTACTGGCCGCCGAGCCGCATCGGTCTCATCCGTGTGCCGGCGGTTTTTGCGGCGCTGGAGCGCTAG
- a CDS encoding RNA-binding protein, with the protein MKELLEYVARQLVSRPEAVEVHEVAGERSVVLELRVDDEDLGRVIGRRGRVARALRTLIKAAAAREGRLVHVEIVD; encoded by the coding sequence GTGAAGGAGCTGTTGGAGTACGTCGCGCGCCAACTGGTGAGTCGCCCGGAAGCCGTGGAAGTGCATGAGGTCGCGGGCGAGCGGTCGGTGGTGCTGGAGCTGCGCGTGGACGACGAGGACCTCGGGCGCGTCATCGGGCGCCGGGGGCGCGTCGCTCGCGCCTTGCGGACCCTGATCAAGGCGGCGGCGGCGCGCGAAGGGCGCCTAGTACACGTGGAGATCGTCGACTGA
- a CDS encoding ribonuclease HII — translation MGMATMDAPLVAGVDEAGRGPWAGPVVAAAVILGPAAPPGLADSKTLSAAQRERLFTAIVEQALAVSYRVVSARRIDRTDILRATLAAMREAVLALPVAPAFVYVDGQQTIPGLSVPQQAVVDGDDLLPVVSAASIVAKVVRDRIMTAWDAVYPAYGFARHKGYGTREHAAALAAHGPCPLHRRSFAPVRRLAKEQETAGSVSK, via the coding sequence ATGGGCATGGCGACGATGGATGCGCCGCTGGTGGCCGGCGTGGACGAAGCGGGACGCGGTCCGTGGGCCGGCCCCGTCGTCGCGGCCGCGGTCATCCTCGGGCCCGCGGCGCCGCCGGGGCTGGCGGACTCCAAGACGCTCTCGGCCGCCCAGCGGGAGCGGCTGTTCACCGCCATCGTGGAGCAGGCGCTGGCGGTCAGCTACCGGGTCGTCTCGGCGCGGCGCATCGACCGCACGGACATTCTGCGCGCGACGCTGGCGGCCATGCGGGAAGCGGTACTGGCGCTGCCCGTGGCACCGGCCTTCGTTTACGTGGACGGCCAGCAGACGATTCCCGGCTTGTCCGTGCCGCAGCAGGCGGTCGTCGACGGCGACGACCTGCTACCCGTCGTCTCCGCCGCGAGCATCGTGGCCAAAGTGGTGCGCGACCGCATCATGACCGCATGGGACGCGGTATATCCGGCCTACGGTTTCGCCCGGCACAAAGGCTACGGCACCCGCGAGCACGCGGCGGCGCTGGCCGCGCACGGGCCCTGTCCGCTGCATCGCCGCTCGTTCGCCCCCGTGCGGCGGCTGGCTAAAGAGCAGGAAACGGCAGGTTCCGTGTCCAAATAG
- a CDS encoding signal recognition particle-docking protein FtsY yields MAGGWLQRLKEGLARTREGLKERVDELLTGRGGRIDESVYEGLEEALILADTGVAATMRIINGLRERVRAEKPQSEQAVKALLKEEILGLLKPVAQPLACNEQGLTAMLVVGVNGAGKTTTIGKLAHRFVAAGKRVVIGAADTFRAAAIEQLQAWGQRTGATVIAQQAGADPAAVAFDAAAAAMARGADVLMVDTAGRLQTRANLMQELSKVHRVLVRQLGRPLDEVLLVLDATTGQNGLSQARLFSEAVPVTGIALTKLDGTAKGGIVIAIAEELKLPVKLVGVGEQVDDLQDFDPEAFVEALFA; encoded by the coding sequence TTGGCAGGCGGTTGGCTGCAACGGCTGAAAGAGGGTCTGGCCCGCACCCGGGAAGGCCTGAAGGAGCGGGTGGACGAGCTACTTACCGGCCGCGGCGGCCGCATTGACGAGTCAGTCTACGAAGGGCTGGAGGAAGCGCTGATCTTGGCCGACACGGGCGTGGCGGCCACGATGCGCATTATCAACGGCTTGCGGGAGCGGGTGCGCGCGGAGAAGCCCCAAAGCGAGCAGGCCGTCAAAGCGCTGCTCAAAGAGGAAATTCTCGGCCTGCTCAAGCCCGTCGCGCAGCCTTTGGCGTGCAACGAGCAGGGCTTGACGGCCATGCTCGTCGTCGGCGTCAACGGCGCCGGCAAGACGACCACCATCGGCAAGCTGGCCCACCGGTTTGTCGCCGCGGGTAAGCGCGTCGTCATTGGCGCGGCCGACACGTTTCGCGCCGCGGCCATCGAACAGCTGCAGGCGTGGGGCCAACGCACCGGCGCGACCGTCATCGCTCAGCAAGCCGGTGCCGATCCGGCGGCAGTGGCCTTCGACGCCGCCGCGGCGGCCATGGCGCGAGGCGCCGACGTGCTGATGGTGGATACGGCGGGCCGGCTGCAGACCCGCGCTAACTTGATGCAGGAGCTAAGCAAGGTACACCGCGTGCTGGTCCGGCAGCTGGGACGGCCGCTGGACGAGGTGCTGCTGGTCTTGGACGCGACGACGGGCCAAAACGGCTTGTCGCAAGCCAGGCTGTTCAGCGAGGCCGTTCCCGTCACCGGCATCGCCCTCACCAAGCTGGACGGTACCGCCAAAGGCGGCATCGTCATCGCCATCGCGGAGGAACTCAAACTGCCTGTGAAGCTGGTGGGCGTGGGCGAGCAGGTGGACGATCTGCAGGACTTCGACCCCGAGGCGTTCGTCGAAGCGCTCTTCGCTTGA
- a CDS encoding tRNA (guanosine(37)-N1)-methyltransferase TrmD, producing MRIDVLTLFPEMFAGPLDHSIVGRARKQGILEIRLVNIRDFATDKHRQVDDTPYGGGPGMVMKPEPIYAAVEAVAGPRRLPWEENGPEAEGGPGQAHVILLDPQGVPFTQAKAWELAAKEHLVLICGHYEGVDERVRAIVDEELSIGDYVLTGGELAAMVVIDAVCRLLPGALGEAESAKQESFEGFVLDHPHYTRPFEFRGMKVPEILLSGHHEEIRRWRRREALKRTLERRPDLLEKAPLSEEDRRMLAELRAARGETAQ from the coding sequence ATGCGCATCGACGTCTTGACGTTGTTTCCCGAAATGTTTGCCGGGCCCTTGGACCACAGCATCGTGGGCCGGGCCCGCAAACAGGGAATCTTGGAGATTCGGTTGGTCAACATCCGAGACTTCGCCACGGACAAGCACCGGCAAGTGGACGACACGCCTTACGGGGGCGGCCCGGGCATGGTCATGAAGCCGGAGCCCATCTACGCCGCCGTGGAGGCAGTCGCGGGTCCGCGGCGCTTGCCGTGGGAGGAAAACGGGCCGGAGGCGGAGGGCGGTCCAGGCCAGGCGCACGTGATCCTGCTGGATCCGCAAGGTGTGCCGTTCACCCAGGCGAAAGCGTGGGAGCTGGCCGCCAAGGAGCACCTGGTGCTCATTTGCGGACACTACGAAGGCGTCGACGAGCGAGTGCGAGCCATCGTCGACGAAGAGCTGTCCATCGGCGATTACGTCCTGACGGGCGGGGAGCTGGCAGCCATGGTGGTCATCGACGCGGTCTGCCGGCTGCTGCCGGGAGCGCTGGGCGAGGCCGAGTCGGCCAAGCAGGAGTCCTTCGAAGGTTTCGTGCTGGACCACCCGCACTACACGCGGCCCTTCGAGTTCCGCGGTATGAAAGTGCCGGAGATCTTGCTCAGCGGGCATCACGAGGAAATCCGGCGCTGGCGGCGGCGGGAAGCTCTGAAGCGGACGCTGGAGCGCCGGCCAGACTTGCTGGAGAAGGCGCCGCTCTCCGAGGAAGACCGCCGCATGCTGGCCGAGCTGCGGGCGGCGCGCGGCGAAACGGCGCAGTAG